From a single Chitinophagales bacterium genomic region:
- a CDS encoding GIY-YIG nuclease family protein, whose protein sequence is MNQHNYFIYITTNPKKTVLYIGVTNDIERRLDEHFQNRGNSNSFAGKYYCYNLLYWEQFSDINFAIDREKELKKWSRKKKEALINSKNPSWNFLNKSIWSF, encoded by the coding sequence ATGAATCAACACAACTATTTTATTTATATAACTACAAATCCTAAGAAAACAGTCTTGTATATAGGCGTTACAAATGATATAGAACGAAGACTTGATGAACATTTTCAAAATAGAGGAAATTCAAATTCTTTTGCAGGGAAATACTATTGCTATAATCTACTTTATTGGGAACAATTTTCTGATATTAATTTTGCTATAGATAGAGAAAAAGAACTAAAAAAATGGTCAAGAAAAAAGAAGGAAGCTCTTATTAATTCTAAAAATCCTTCATGGAATTTTTTGAACAAATCAATTTGGAGTTTTTAA
- a CDS encoding ATP-binding cassette domain-containing protein, with protein MSEEKKSRKVTKSQLNAAKHIFAYALPYKWYFLLGMFFLVASSLIFMLIPATVGQMLKAAKGDTLIPQLGIHIDIHQYIWVFLAILLSQGIMSFFRVNFFAVVTENALAKIRIDVYDKLLSQPLVFFEKRRVGEIVSRLSADVEKLQQAYSVTLAEFIRQIITFIVGVVVLFIFSVKLTLVMLAVFPVVIILAVVFGRVIKKMSKERQDYLAETNVIVDETFQSFIAVKAFVNEYFELNRYTEKINNLVSVALRFARAKGLFFTFIITGLFGALFFILWMGGLQVYNGSIAVEELTAFIFYAMVIGGAIASLGSQYTELLSALGATERIKEILDEDKELNIVSNEVKPINFTTEITFKNVSFSYPTRADVEVLKNISFEVEKGEKIALVGSSGSGKSTIVKLLNRFYKLNQGEITIDGQNIDDFEIKSLRKIIGIVPQEVILFGGSILENIKYGNINASFEQVVAAAKQANAYDFIQNFPDKFETLVGERGVQLSGGQKQRVAIARALLKNPDILILDEATSSLDASSEKQVQDALENLMQNRTTFIIAHRLSTVRNADKILVINKGEIAEQGTHNELIKQEEGTYSQLLKLQLEAH; from the coding sequence ATGTCGGAAGAAAAAAAATCAAGAAAAGTAACCAAATCACAGCTAAATGCAGCTAAGCATATTTTTGCTTATGCACTGCCATATAAATGGTATTTTTTGTTGGGAATGTTTTTTTTAGTAGCATCAAGTCTAATTTTTATGCTAATACCCGCCACGGTTGGGCAAATGTTAAAAGCCGCCAAAGGAGATACTTTAATTCCTCAGTTGGGCATTCATATTGATATACACCAGTATATATGGGTTTTCTTAGCTATTTTACTTTCGCAGGGGATAATGTCATTTTTTAGGGTAAACTTTTTTGCTGTAGTAACGGAAAATGCTTTAGCTAAAATAAGAATAGACGTTTATGATAAATTGCTATCACAACCCTTAGTATTTTTTGAGAAAAGAAGAGTAGGAGAAATAGTAAGCCGACTGTCTGCCGATGTAGAAAAACTACAGCAGGCGTATTCTGTTACTTTGGCAGAATTTATTAGACAAATAATAACTTTTATAGTTGGTGTGGTGGTGCTTTTTATTTTTTCGGTGAAACTAACTTTAGTTATGCTGGCTGTTTTTCCTGTGGTTATCATTTTAGCTGTGGTTTTTGGTAGAGTTATTAAAAAAATGAGCAAAGAACGTCAAGATTATTTAGCAGAAACTAACGTAATAGTAGATGAAACTTTTCAATCTTTTATAGCGGTAAAAGCTTTTGTAAATGAATATTTTGAATTAAACAGATATACTGAAAAAATAAATAATTTAGTAAGTGTTGCTTTGCGTTTTGCAAGAGCTAAAGGTTTGTTTTTTACCTTTATAATTACCGGTTTATTTGGTGCTTTGTTCTTTATTTTATGGATGGGCGGTTTGCAAGTTTACAATGGAAGCATAGCGGTGGAAGAACTTACTGCTTTTATATTTTATGCTATGGTTATAGGCGGAGCTATAGCCAGTTTGGGCAGCCAATATACGGAGCTTTTAAGTGCATTGGGGGCTACAGAACGTATTAAGGAAATATTAGATGAAGATAAAGAATTAAATATTGTTTCTAACGAAGTGAAACCTATAAATTTCACTACCGAAATAACATTTAAAAATGTTTCATTTTCTTACCCTACGAGAGCAGATGTGGAAGTGCTAAAGAATATTAGTTTTGAAGTAGAAAAAGGCGAAAAAATTGCTTTAGTAGGCAGTAGTGGTTCGGGAAAATCTACTATTGTTAAGCTATTGAATAGATTTTATAAGCTAAATCAAGGGGAAATAACAATAGATGGACAAAATATTGATGATTTTGAAATAAAATCTTTGAGAAAAATAATAGGTATAGTACCACAAGAAGTTATTTTATTTGGCGGTAGTATTTTAGAAAACATAAAATATGGCAATATAAATGCAAGTTTTGAGCAAGTTGTAGCAGCCGCAAAGCAGGCAAATGCTTATGATTTTATTCAAAATTTCCCCGATAAATTTGAAACCTTAGTAGGAGAGAGGGGCGTACAGCTTTCGGGAGGACAAAAACAGCGTGTTGCCATTGCACGAGCACTTTTAAAAAATCCGGATATTTTAATTTTAGATGAAGCCACCAGCTCTTTAGATGCTTCTTCAGAAAAGCAAGTCCAAGATGCTTTAGAAAATTTAATGCAGAATAGAACAACTTTTATAATTGCCCACCGATTGAGCACTGTACGTAATGCAGATAAAATATTGGTAATAAATAAAGGCGAAATTGCCGAGCAAGGTACACACAACGAGTTGATTAAACAGGAAGAAGGAACTTATAGCCAGTTGTTAAAACTACAGTTGGAAGCACATTAA
- the bshB1 gene encoding bacillithiol biosynthesis deacetylase BshB1 — translation MKLDILAIGAHPDDIELACSGTLLKHAKMGKKVGVLDLTKGQLGTRGTPEQRLQEANDAAKILKLAVRENLQMEDGYFVNDADHQKKIITAIRKYRPDVLLINAPDDRHPDHGKAAQLAKDAAFYAGLRKIETTFQGVEQKAWRPKNVYHYIQAKYLKPDFVVDISEEQEEKMKAILAYKSQFYNPNSNEPDTFISSNAFLQFVEARGREMGQICEVAYAEGFIGTRYLGVHDLSTIF, via the coding sequence ATGAAATTAGATATACTGGCTATTGGTGCTCACCCCGATGATATAGAATTAGCTTGTAGCGGAACATTGCTAAAACATGCTAAAATGGGTAAAAAAGTTGGCGTTTTAGATTTAACTAAAGGGCAATTAGGCACAAGAGGTACACCGGAGCAAAGATTACAAGAAGCAAATGATGCGGCTAAAATATTAAAACTTGCCGTACGAGAAAATTTACAAATGGAAGATGGATATTTTGTAAATGATGCAGACCATCAAAAAAAGATTATTACAGCAATAAGAAAATACCGACCAGATGTATTACTTATAAATGCTCCGGATGATAGGCATCCCGACCATGGCAAGGCAGCACAATTAGCAAAAGATGCAGCATTTTATGCCGGGTTGAGAAAAATAGAAACTACTTTTCAAGGAGTTGAGCAAAAAGCTTGGCGACCTAAAAATGTATATCATTATATACAAGCCAAATATTTAAAACCGGATTTTGTGGTAGATATTTCGGAAGAACAAGAAGAAAAGATGAAAGCCATTTTGGCATATAAATCTCAGTTTTATAATCCAAACTCTAATGAGCCGGATACTTTTATCAGTTCCAATGCTTTTTTGCAGTTTGTAGAAGCCAGAGGTAGAGAGATGGGACAAATATGTGAAGTAGCGTATGCAGAAGGTTTTATTGGTACAAGATATTTAGGTGTTCATGATTTAAGTACAATATTTTAA